Proteins encoded in a region of the Methanomassiliicoccales archaeon genome:
- a CDS encoding ABC transporter ATP-binding protein, with translation MSSIPAIKVQNLSKKFNDHAAVDGISFTVEEGEFFGLLGPNGAGKTTTIRLITGVLKPDKGEILVRGLDMRTSSLQAKQRMGVIPEVGNVYPDLSAMENLDLVGKYYGLDKSTRRSRAEKLLEDLGLRDRKDDFLRKFSKGMRQRVSVACALIHQPPVLLLDEPTEGLDVMSRRLIIEKVKEMNKEGTSVLLTTHNIEEANRLCQRVCIINKGKIAAIDTPEKLKKTMEKSQTIELAFDRNVEPSVFLCHCIHKAETCGDKCKLWVGDLDQALDHIMEIKKREGFRILNLETCGPTLEDVFVKLCEVR, from the coding sequence GTGAGTTCCATCCCAGCAATTAAGGTTCAAAATCTGTCGAAAAAATTCAATGATCACGCCGCTGTCGATGGAATCAGCTTTACTGTGGAAGAAGGCGAGTTCTTTGGACTTCTAGGCCCTAATGGTGCTGGTAAGACCACCACCATCAGATTGATAACAGGGGTGTTGAAACCTGATAAGGGGGAAATTCTAGTACGCGGTCTGGACATGCGAACTTCATCATTGCAGGCCAAGCAGAGGATGGGCGTCATACCTGAGGTGGGGAATGTTTACCCAGACCTATCCGCCATGGAGAATCTTGATCTTGTGGGAAAATACTACGGTCTGGATAAATCCACCAGGCGCTCAAGGGCTGAGAAGCTTCTGGAAGATTTAGGGCTTCGCGATAGGAAAGATGACTTCCTGCGCAAATTTTCCAAGGGAATGAGACAACGAGTCAGCGTTGCTTGCGCCCTCATACACCAACCTCCAGTCCTTTTACTGGACGAACCCACTGAGGGATTGGATGTTATGAGCAGGCGTCTGATAATTGAAAAAGTAAAGGAGATGAATAAAGAGGGAACGTCTGTATTACTTACAACCCATAACATTGAGGAGGCGAATCGCCTTTGCCAGAGGGTGTGTATTATAAACAAGGGTAAAATAGCTGCCATCGACACACCTGAAAAGCTGAAGAAAACAATGGAGAAGTCTCAAACCATAGAACTGGCATTCGACAGGAATGTAGAACCTTCGGTGTTTTTATGTCATTGCATTCATAAGGCAGAAACTTGTGGTGATAAATGCAAGTTATGGGTCGGGGATTTGGACCAGGCTTTGGACCATATTATGGAGATAAAGAAGCGTGAGGGGTTCCGAATCCTCAATTTGGAGACTTGTGGGCCCACCTTAGAGGATGTTTTCGTGAAGCTTTGCGAGGTGCGGTGA
- a CDS encoding uroporphyrinogen decarboxylase family protein produces MMTHIERVLAALGDKPVDRLTTYPIACGVQRRYLSTPTTYAEWCSDPRKFAEAFVAGQRANDFDFAIGLMDLSVCAGDYGAGVRFDEQNTPFVVDPVVKKPEDYETKFANIPDPKKGRSGVITQGTKLFVEKLGKEVITAAFLEGPLLILTQSAGAEKVFMDMYNHRSAVHKALKDITAFDYAMIEEFAKAKPAGLVWDYLWGSYSCLGDKEYEEFEAQYARGLNKATQDAGMAFCVHNCADLPHLDTQIKAYKPAIYSMAWYPLIPGSPSAKEAIMKGYADNCLLAGNIDPQAFVRFTVEKIEKTTMNLIQEVKTALCQRGLHSRYVIASGCEVPPSLSTKLENIKAVVDTTKKYGQVECK; encoded by the coding sequence ATGATGACTCACATCGAGAGAGTTCTGGCGGCCCTGGGTGATAAGCCAGTGGACCGCCTGACGACATATCCCATCGCGTGCGGTGTGCAAAGGAGATACCTGAGCACTCCCACCACATATGCGGAATGGTGCTCGGATCCAAGGAAATTCGCCGAGGCCTTCGTGGCTGGCCAGCGTGCCAACGACTTCGACTTTGCAATAGGGCTCATGGATTTGTCCGTATGTGCAGGAGATTATGGAGCAGGGGTCAGGTTCGATGAGCAAAACACCCCATTCGTAGTAGACCCCGTAGTCAAGAAGCCTGAGGACTATGAGACAAAATTCGCCAACATTCCTGACCCTAAGAAGGGAAGAAGCGGGGTAATCACTCAAGGTACCAAATTATTCGTAGAAAAGCTGGGAAAGGAGGTCATCACGGCAGCTTTCCTTGAAGGGCCCTTGCTCATACTCACTCAGAGCGCTGGAGCCGAAAAGGTCTTTATGGACATGTATAACCACCGCTCTGCTGTGCACAAGGCTCTGAAGGACATCACTGCCTTCGACTATGCCATGATCGAGGAGTTCGCCAAGGCCAAACCCGCCGGTCTGGTCTGGGACTACCTGTGGGGTTCATATTCCTGCTTAGGTGACAAGGAGTATGAGGAGTTCGAGGCCCAATATGCCAGGGGGCTGAATAAAGCCACGCAGGATGCGGGAATGGCCTTCTGCGTACACAACTGCGCGGACCTTCCACACCTGGATACGCAGATTAAGGCTTATAAGCCCGCGATATATTCCATGGCCTGGTACCCCTTGATTCCTGGATCCCCCTCTGCCAAGGAGGCCATCATGAAAGGCTATGCCGACAATTGCCTGCTCGCAGGTAACATCGACCCACAGGCTTTTGTACGCTTCACGGTGGAGAAAATAGAAAAGACCACCATGAATCTCATCCAAGAGGTCAAGACTGCCCTCTGCCAGCGTGGCCTGCACTCGCGTTATGTCATCGCCTCTGGCTGCGAGGTGCCTCCTTCCCTGTCCACTAAGCTAGAGAACATCAAGGCGGTAGTGGATACTACCAAGAAGTATGGCCAAGTGGAGTGCAAGTAA
- a CDS encoding ABC transporter permease: protein MNLQILARATWVTAQKDIRIYYRKAPVFIFGLILPTFLFFAFFVGRELDIKRYFPGFLAMALFFTSSSVGPLIVPWEKQAGTFERLLTYPVSIGTIILGDIIAGALFGITISTIVGVVGIVFLNLEVESVVMLFLAYVLGNLCFSGLGVTLSSPAGRYPANIMMLAALVRFPLIFISGVFVPLSEMSAPGVYISYLSPLTYLVDALNHSLGQPSAFPWPVDLLVLSFFFMLFILSARFILTRKSLKGL from the coding sequence ATGAACCTACAGATATTAGCCAGAGCGACTTGGGTTACGGCTCAGAAAGATATCAGGATTTATTATCGCAAGGCCCCTGTTTTCATATTCGGCCTTATCCTTCCTACCTTTCTATTCTTCGCATTTTTCGTTGGGCGAGAACTGGACATTAAGCGCTACTTTCCAGGCTTTCTTGCCATGGCGCTGTTCTTCACTTCCTCGTCTGTCGGTCCTCTGATCGTTCCTTGGGAGAAGCAAGCGGGTACCTTCGAGCGTCTTCTGACTTATCCCGTCAGTATCGGCACTATTATTCTAGGAGATATCATCGCTGGAGCCTTGTTCGGTATTACCATCAGCACGATAGTAGGCGTGGTAGGGATTGTGTTCCTTAATCTAGAGGTGGAGAGTGTGGTTATGCTCTTTTTGGCTTACGTCTTGGGAAACCTCTGTTTCTCTGGTCTAGGAGTTACCTTATCCTCCCCAGCGGGAAGGTATCCTGCTAACATCATGATGCTCGCAGCCCTGGTGAGATTCCCTCTAATATTCATCAGTGGTGTATTCGTACCTCTAAGTGAGATGAGCGCCCCCGGTGTGTACATATCCTATCTTTCCCCCCTGACCTATTTAGTTGACGCATTAAACCACTCTCTTGGTCAGCCCAGTGCTTTTCCTTGGCCAGTAGATTTATTGGTCTTGTCATTTTTCTTCATGCTTTTCATCCTTAGCGCGAGATTCATCCTCACGAGGAAGAGCCTAAAAGGACTTTGA
- a CDS encoding corrinoid protein, with product MTREQILAGLEKAVITGNKAEAIKEANAALKEGIKALDAIDHGLIKGMTIVGDKYAARELYLPQVLLAADAMYGALDVLLPHIPREEAKKRVNVVIGVVEGDVHDIGKNLVKTMLTAAGMDCTDLGRDVPIENFIISTKEKDAHVVAMSTLMTPTMDGMKRCVDGLIEAGLRMKVKVIIGGAPTSPEFAEDIGADLHGINAQDAVNKLKKVI from the coding sequence TTGACAAGAGAGCAGATACTGGCAGGATTGGAGAAAGCCGTGATCACTGGTAATAAGGCGGAAGCGATAAAAGAAGCGAACGCCGCCTTGAAAGAAGGCATCAAAGCCTTGGACGCCATCGATCACGGTCTGATTAAGGGGATGACGATTGTAGGAGACAAATATGCCGCCCGCGAACTGTATCTTCCTCAGGTGCTCTTGGCCGCTGATGCCATGTATGGTGCGTTGGACGTGCTCTTGCCGCACATACCCAGGGAAGAGGCTAAGAAGCGCGTCAACGTCGTCATCGGTGTTGTTGAGGGTGATGTGCACGACATAGGGAAGAACCTGGTCAAGACCATGTTGACCGCGGCGGGCATGGATTGCACGGACTTAGGCAGGGATGTACCCATTGAGAACTTCATTATTAGCACCAAGGAAAAGGATGCCCACGTAGTAGCCATGAGCACACTCATGACGCCTACCATGGATGGCATGAAACGTTGCGTGGATGGCTTGATTGAAGCTGGATTGAGAATGAAGGTGAAAGTGATAATTGGAGGGGCTCCCACTTCACCAGAGTTCGCCGAGGATATTGGAGCGGACCTGCACGGTATCAACGCGCAGGACGCCGTTAACAAGCTGAAGAAGGTGATTTGA